The genomic window CTTGAAGACAGTAGTGCTGCTCTCGAAGTACAGTTAGCGGAGCTCAAAATGTACTGCCCAGATGAGAAACCGCCGACCATAACAACCGCCGGAGCAACAACCGAAGATGACCTGCTGGCGGCTGCCGAAGAGTTGATGACTGGTCCTGAAAAGGTATGAAGTCATGTAAACCTCGATTTTAAATCGAGGACAATTCAATCCGGATTGTTGTTGCTTTGAGAGTCCGAACGCATTTTCTTTTGCAGGCGAATGAAAGGAAGTCAAAGGAAAATGGGTCTATGAAGTGGAAACACGAACCCTCAATGTTGATAGATGGAAGTGTAAATTATAGTACTCGGGTGAGTGGAAAACTAGTCAAAGAGAATTTGTAAGGGACTTTGGACACTGCATTGGTCAGGAATGTCACTTTCTGTGATGATCATATCTTAGTATATACTATGACAGTGTGTAACGtcgaaggcgcgctctgattggttacacaaactccaaatatccttTGATATTCACCTTTGAGAGAGGCGCGCTGGATTTGCTCCCGAGAATACTGTAtttgttgcaggaataaatgacttaaaattatcttttttgcTCTATTATCTCATTGTTTTGGTAATACTAAAACAATTCATTATCGCACTGCCGGTGGGTAGCGTTAGATATTTAACTTGCCGCATCGCGGCTCGATAAATATCCACCACAAGCCACTTTTAAGTCGGTGAGTAGTTGTTAATTATAACCAGTCCTTGAAATTCCTTTGGTTTCACAGGAATAATTGTTGGTTTGGtttatgcttttcttttcagtatcTCGGGTCGCATGCAGTTAAAACAATCACGGGGTTGCAGTCTATCGTTGAAGCCTCCCGTAAAATGAGAGTAAGACAAGTTGTATTACCTACTAGAGCGAAGTTTGAGTGAGAGTctttaaaccaaaaccaaaataattacaatagCAAATTAGAGTGAAGGAAATATGCcaagaagccaatgagaactcaaaataaagacaagcaaactgcttgaagcgcgggaaaacgtgagtgactgagtcgcgattggttttaggtttcaatctgattggttgagacagtggcgcgagttttcttgaccaatcacagagcgaggtaTGAGAACTCAAAAAAagacaagcaaactgcttgaagcgcgggaaaacgtgagtgactaagtcgcgattggttttaggtttgaatctgattggttgagacagtggtgcgagttttcttgaccaatcacagagcgtggTAAAGCAAGACCACGACAATTTCCGACCCTCAATTTAAAACTGCTGTAACTGTTTGTGAACTgaaggtctgaaaaaaaaaatctacaggGAAAGTTGATGGTTTTTAGCGAACCTTTAGGTAGGCTTCTTCTATATTTCATgcatcttttcatttttcttgtttgtcttttttagcTGTCTACAGCCAAGCTTCAGAAAATTCCCTCAGTGATGCTTTCAGTGTCCGTAAAAGGAATTAAGTTCATTGATGCAAGGTCAAAGGTAATGCTTTCTTTATTGCAATCAGTACTCGCCAGGAAAAGCTAACGAGTTCCACGAAGTGGTAAAAGTGGCTGTAGTTTACGTAACGTTTGTAAATGGCAACAGTGAAAAGTATTGCTTTGGATTTGGACTTTGTGGATGAAGATAAAAAGATAActattttttacctttaaaaatgTTAGGCCAGTTTAGTTGACTCCCAGGGTAACCGCGACGATTTGAAATAATGATTATTTATCGACTGACTTTCGAAAGCTGgtttaaccttttgacccctaagagtgattagcatggaatttctcccaacaatattcCCCCTGAAACAAactttaaggtcacgagaataaaggaaatgatcaccaactaaagaagcttttgattgtaaaacaaattctccttgtcagcacctcaggaaatgtatagagaacagaatgaaGAATAttcattctgatgttagggtgtaaagggttaatgaacaCTCACTCTCCTCTCGACAGATATTGACAATTAACTATCACTCAAATGACCTCCTATAACTGGCAGATTGAAAGTGACCAATCAAACTGACTTTCGCGACTTAAATCTTTTAGCCAATACCATCACGGCAAAACCTTCCAATCAGTTTTGGcgaattagacaaaaaaaaaaaaaactcctcactcctctgatgatgactttcgctCCTGTTGTCGAAATCCCACTTTTTGTTACCGGTAAGAATCCTTTTCAAGACTTACCTTGCCTAGGAAATTATTAGCGCAATCAAATGTTGCTCTTGAATCAAACCAATTACAATAGAAATGGCAAAGTGCTTTTCGATTCAgcgttgtaaaaccaaaaccaaagcaacagccaatcagatgaaaggAAGTTATGTCAAGGAACCAATGAGAGCTCAAACTTAAAACGCGCAATTTgattgaagcgcgggaaaatgcgagtgACCAAAACGCgtctagttttaaatttgaatctgattggtcgaggaagtggtgcaagttttctggaccaatcatatgtcaagaagtaaagaaaaagcaGAGCAATGctagattactttcgacactcaactaaaaatttctttaatcatGATAACTATGATATCATGACTTTTACGATGATGGAAGCGTTTCTAAATAATTAACTTTTGATCTTTTTGGATTTGAACCAGATTAGTTGGGTCTTTTATTCATATCAAGCCGAGTATTGCTATTAATCGGACCACTTTTTTTCCGTAGATCATGGTCAGTAATCATGATGTTTTTGGACTTGAACCAGATTAGTTGGGTCTTTTATTTATATCAAGCCGAGTATTGCTATTAATCGGAACACTTTTTTCCGTAGATCATGGTCAGTAATCACGACATCAGAAACATATCGTACATCACACAGGATCCAGAAGACAGAACAGTGTTTGCTTATATCGCCAGAGACGCTAAGACAAACAGCCATTACTGTCACGTGTTCAGAATGGATAACATGGTGAGTTAGTTGCTAAAATTATCCATGCCTTCAAGCCGTCTGTAAGTGTACACTTCTTATCCTTTCCAAGCAactttagtttaaaagtttgGATGGAAAATTGAGGTAATCTTTCCTTCTTGGAAATTTCACTTGTTTAGAAACTGACACATCTGTTAACGAACAAGTGAACTCCCTCAGGACGATATATTCTGGTGTAGATGAGTTCAAAAGCACATTTGCTAAGGAGTTTGTAAAGTGTACGATTAAAATGCAGTGGAAATCCGCTAACTCGTATCCGGTTTACTCGGATCTCCCGGTAACTCAAACAAGATTCGATTTCCCTTGGCTCATTTTGTTCAGTCATTTACTATCTGCGAACTCGAACTCCCGCTGAGTCGAACCATTTTATCTTGAGAGTTCGCGTTAGCGCGTTCTACTGTATACTTGTTTCTCGAAAGCCCCATTTCTCGAAAGCCCTGTTAACTTAACGGGTCcgctgttctgttttcattcaagactcaaacaaaaactttgtcAAGTATACAATAAAACTATAAACTTAAGAATTAAAACTGGAACTGTGTCAGAACGTGCTTCTTTATTCTCTAAATATGTGGAGAAACGGGCCCCAGGCAAGGCCTTGTCGGCCAAAGGGCAAGTAACGCTGTCCatcggataaatcgctatccagcggataagtgtaAACAAAACGTACTACGCTATACACTAcacccttcgaacaaccgggtCCAGTAGTTTTAAGgaacaagttttctttgcttctgTGCGAGTGACTTCGCATATTATTTTGACTGTTATCTTGATTTCTTTAGCTGGAACCAAAATGTCAGTTTCCTTCTCCAGCAAGCTTTTATAATTAGTTACCAATTCTAATCGACTTTGATTTTGCTAGAATaagattgtaattttgttttgaatagaCTATGTCAGATGATATTACTATGACGATAGGACAAGCTTTTGAGGCAAGTTTATGTAAAATATTAGATTAATTTCAGTATCAAAGCAATCGCGCAcctgcccctcccctaacccaacattaaccttaacttgtaaTCAGTTGACAATTTTtagttaggggaggggtaggaatGTAGTTGCTCCGACACTGACATCAATCCGAAATATCAGATGTGCAAAGATCGATTTGATCAATGGCCACCACATGAGTATAACAGTAGCAATCTCATACGGTATTTTAACTATCTGGTTCCAGGCTTTCTCTTCCTCCCGTCTCAGGGACTCCTGGAGAGAGTCTGGGCTAAAGTTTAAATAGttacatttttgtcttttgatcTTAAATTACAGCTTGCCTTCAGTCGCTTCAAGCAGTCTTAAAAACGCCAACTGGAATGGTGACAAGATGGATGATCTGCCAAAACAGATCGTCAAGCCCAGCGGAATAGATCCATTCATTCGTCTTGCATCATTAAAATTCAAGTATCGTACGCGGAAGAGAAAAGGGACTTAATTTTATGACAGTgtttaaaaaggtcaaaatcGGCTACTTTTACCGAGAAGCTGGTTATAATATACTTCTAGCGTGACATGGCGTATTTAGCATTGCGTGACAAGATGCCTGATAGTGCCATAGTTGAGCGTCACGCAAATAACAGCTGCAAACAAGGAAATGTTCGCGTGCCTTAAGGCTGTTTCTTTTGATGAAGACAAATTGTTTGCATGAAAAAGTTCAACGTTCTCTTTCAAATGACTTAGTAGAAGAGTTGTGCATGCCACATGTATTCGCTTCAATTGAGTGATTGTGTTTCTAAGCCGTTTGATTGGCTGGGACTGGACGAAATCGTTACATAggggtgtatatatatatatatatatatatatatatatatatatacacagcatattattatttttattggaaCGGCTATGAGACGAACGATCTTCAACTATTTATACCACCTGATTTAGGAATGATCCTTTTGTGATCAATTTACGTGTTTACCAAACAAATCAATTTATCGATAAGATTGAATTTAAATGAACCTGCTACAACGGGCACCTACCCTTCCATCAAATGAGGTATCCCCCTCTGCCATCGCTGCCATGATTAGTCACGTGAATGTGACCAATGGTACATTGTCCAGTTGGTGTGACTCAACCGTATTTCAGgtagaattttattttgtatgttTACTAGATAGgttccaatttttattttttagcaaaatatttttaaaaaataatgctttTTTATAAATGGTTTATTTTTTGAACTTACACAAAATGAGATTGAATCAGTGAAGTAGCGAGGTGTGactaatttaaataaaatctttgaTCAAGCGCTGTTCAACGTGCTAGGGCGACGGTTTTATCCAAgcgattttgaaaaaaaattattcgtgCAGAATGCTTAATAAATTTGACTTACTTGTTTGCTGTGTCTTTCTCCATTGTTGCAAGTGTTCAATTGGTACCGATAATATTGTTCAATTTGAGTCTTTTTCCGATTTGCAAGCAGGGAAAAAGGTGACACAAATCTCTGATTCCGCACGAAGCCTCCGTCTGATTACGGACATTTCCGCCTGATTCCGAACGCTTCCGTCTGATTACGGACAGTACCATCTGATTTCGGACGGTTCCGTCTGACTTCGGACACTTGCGTCGTTCCGACTCTGGACGACTCCGTTCGATTTCCGACACGTCcgtaagaattatttttgtaatcTCGGCAAGATGATAAAGTAAATCCCATGAATACTGAGAAGTATTCCCGCGAACAATTGAGCTGTTTAAAAATCATAGGCTTCTCTCACCTTAAAGGCGTGAGAAGGAATGAGCAGAAAGTTCGAATTTGTTCAAACTTTTCAGCTGTGAGCATACCTTCATCATTAGCCCGGCAGGACGTACCCCTCTGCGCCCGCCCGTGGGAATATTTCAGAAGACTCGGGGTGAGATTTGCCAGAGGCTTGTCCCTAATACTCAGACCCCTTGCAGACGTCTCGCCGGCTCTCACTGGTTAACCCATTAACACCCATGAGtaaccgagacagaatttctccttacaatatcaatacaatatcaatcagacagtTGATGATAATATAGGAGAATGTAAGTTTGAGGATTTTCTAGTTGATctagtaccaaattctcagaacaaGCATCACAGGAATTCTATGGCAGaccgtaaggagaattactaatgagatcttctTATACTTTCCCGCGGGCAAAAAAGCGCATGTACTGAAGCGCCGACGGCTTGCTATCAGTCTATCAAATTAAACTCAATCAATTGTACAGAAAGTGGTGACTAGAATTAATGAATGCTAATTATTGGtgctttacttgattttccTTTATTGGTAACgttcttttaaaaacaaactaacaacaATCCTTTTCTTCTCACCACGCATCGCATTAAACACTGAATAACCGCGTTTGGAACGCAGTTGAAGCACGTTGATTGGCTTCCTTAAATGCGTGCAATTCGATTATATTTTTTGTACTTCTCATTACGCCATTGAAAATTTAAACCTACTTTATAATTGAACGAAACATTGAACGAAATATTGAATTTATCTAGTGGATTGGTATAAAGATCTTCCAATTTAACTCTGGCCCTCGTTTGTCGAAGACCTCAACCTTGCCGACTGTGTGCTCCCAGTACGCTCTGAACGTGAAGTACCTGAAAACCATGCGTGGCGTTCAATATCTTCAATGCCCATTCGCAATCTAAAATCTAAGGTGAGCATGCCACATATGAGATGTCTGCAGTCTTCCGTGATCTGCTGTTTCGGTTTATGGAAGCTTGGCCCGCGTTTGATCTGTGCCAGTAGCATTTTCATGTCGGAGTCATCAAATGGCATCCGACCCGTTACCATCGTGTACAATATCACTCCCATACTCCACACATCAGCTTTTTCACCGTCATACGGAACACCTTATgggtaaaataaattataacataataaattataattataatacatCCTCAGCATATGACTAAACCCCTTCatttcaagaaagaaatatgaagaaaaaaaatgcactgTAGTACTCTGGAAGACGCTTTTGTTGTACAGCGTGGACTACACTCCCTCACCCCTAACTCCTCGTTCTTCTGGAAAGGAAACCCTACGTAAGCAGTGCTGTATATGTAATGAGAAGCACATAATATTGAAAGGAATGAAAGACAAACTCCTACTGATGGTTGTTTTCATTCTCAAAAAAACTCTGAAGGAAGGTAAACTGCTGAGGCGAGCTGTTCTCTTGACTTAAACCATAATataatttactgaaaaaaagtgAGTGATTACGAACTTTTAGTCagcattggaaaaaaaaagacccgTACAAGGTCTTCAACTTTCGACGTGAACCAGTCAGCGAAAACTTCCTGATCAACACAGCTTATGGAGAGAGAGCACCTTAGAATCAGTGAAGTTCCTAATGTTTGAGAGCGGTCTGTTGGGAACCTAACGAGGGTGTGTCCAAACAAAGTCGCTATATTTCACTGACTTTGTATAACAAGAGCCCAAACTTGTCCCTTTAGGATACAAACGTTcttaaaatataacaaaaattgTGTACGGCTCCAGCAAGGTACATCAACTCTTGTAAAACtaattttaacaatgaaaacTATGGTAAGTACTCATAAAATCTCAATATAAAGTACACTTGCCTCTTAGAATCTCGTACGCTGCATATGCAGCCGACCCACAGTAGGTCTTGCAAATTTCTGACTTTTTAAATGGCCTGGAGAAACCAAAGTCGGTGAGCTTCACGTTGTTCCCTTCGTCCAAGAGAATGTTTTCGCATTTTAGGTCACGATGCAGCACACCATGTTTATGACAATGTTTGACTGCTTGCAATATTTGTAGGAAGATTTTCTTGGTTAAATTTTCTTCCACGCATCCTTTTTCCTTGATGTAATCCAATAAATCTCCGCCAGTGGCGAGATCCATAACCACAAAcactttgtcgccaatttccagCACCTCATACACTCGAATGATGTGAGGATGATCAAGATTTTGAATGATGCTCAGTTCTCGGGGAAGAAATTTATCTAAAAAATCATCAGGAGCCTTTTTACGGTCTATTATTTTAACAGCAACGTGAAGTTTGGTTCTTCTAGAGTAAGCTTTACGGACTTTGGCGTAGGAGCCTTCACCAAGAGGCGAATCATCGAGAAGCTCGTAACCATGTTGTCTTAAAAATCGCAAGTTGAACGATTGTCTAGACTTGACATGGGAGAAGAAGCGTGTTATTGCAGACATTAGAGATCTGAAGACCTTGACAGTACGACTAACTTTGGGATGAGTGTGGTGACGCAAGTCCTGTTGCAATTATGACGTCACAAAATAGATTTTTGCGCGCGTGCCGTCTCGAAGCGCGCGCGAGAACTCTCGTTCTTCTTATTGCGTCGGTCAGTATccaaattattattatatggAACTGTAATAAAGTAATCAAGATATCAAATCATTATCCCtttcgtcatcgtcatcatcattatcatttttgttccttttgtcgATTATCATTATCACTGCAGTGATTTGAACCCGATTATCAACATAATCGTTTACAAAGAAGCTATTTTCATTAGGAAGAAATGATCGGTCTCGCTGGTGCATTTATTAgtataattaatttattaatcaGGGCTGCGTTGCTCGAGGCACGGTTATCTGCTGGCATAAGTTTGAACACATTTCTAACTCCTTATCATAGGACTACCGGCCGGATCATTCAACCTCTTCATCGCTTTTCGCGCTCGGTGAAAAAAGTCAAGACgaattttctcaaaaagataatTGCCCTGACGATGGGCATGAAACGTCGGCTTTAGAAACCCTCTGCGGTGGTCATTTACATTATCAAACCAAGTTGTTGTGAAAtacaccccaccccaccctctTCCAACCTccctcttcccccctccccccccccaccaccgCATCCATTCAGCACCGCAGCTTCTTCAGAAACTACCCCATTTATTCATCTCTCAAGAAATAAACCGATTATTACTAAAAACTGATTCAGAGCTATTAATTCAGCTGAATctcagatttttttaatgaagtgtTATGTTGCGATTGAGTAACCTGCAGACCGCCAGCAACGCAGGCTACAATTGAGCAGCATGGTAGTCTTGTCACGCACTGACCTTCCACGTTGCCCTTTCCTTGGAGGTTTTCCCCCGTCCTACATTCCAGCAGTAGGGCGATCCTCCCTTGCCAGCGTGGCAGAAATCATCCAATGAAAATACACGTAATTACCGACTTGATTCCTATCAGCCAATCAAATCACACCACATTGTCTCCATGGCTATTACATTTGGACAGACGACAGTCAGTCCCAGGAATCTCATATTATCAAACATAACTGGTGGAGTAAATTACCTGCAGAACAAATCTGACATTTAAATTTAGCATTATGGCAAAAATTTTCTCTCCGGTTTGCCTCTGTTTGTGTTTGTTAGTAATTGATGCTCGACCTCCAGAAGCGAAGGGCCAAGGAAAAGATCGTGTCTACGATCAAGACTTGTCGGAAGAAGAGCATTTTAAGGAAGAAGAACACAACGCCGAATATGATCACGACGCTTTCCTTggaaaggagaagaagaaatttgaTGAGTTGACGCCTGAGGAATCGAAAGAGAGACTAGGGTATGTGAAAAGTTGCAGAAAATTGCGGACTCTGTCGCTTTGGGTTGTCTTTGCATGAACATGAAATCGCCATTCGCTGCTGCACCAGAAGTGATATCGATGGAATCACTTAGTGATTGCCGGGTGATGCATGAAATTATGTTATGATAAGCGGGCCTCATGAAATTTTTGGCTTTACGGAAATATTTTGAACTGCGTTCAACAAGGCgagaaatatttaattgtgCTAAAATAATGCTTCAAACAGGAGAACGTTTACTTCGATCCGTTAATTGATAATTGCTCTTCAGCTTTGCCACGTCGTCAGcattaaccaaaattttacatCAGCTGAAATTAGGATGTTTGTGTATGGATTAAAACCCCATTGTTTATCGTGTtacaattttgttcattttctagCCTGCGAATAAATTTTTGGTGCGTATTTCCATAAGGAAATATCTTAGTGACTCATGCATAACAGCATGAAGTAAGCATGTTTATCAATTATTGGATCATTGCTATTTTTCTTATTGTTCCTACGGCTTTGTTGGTGATGTAACAATCTTTTTCTTGAATGTAAGGCACTAAATTATTAAGTATTCTTTCACTCTCGAGTAAGCATCATGGAAAACATCGCTTTTGCCTGGCGTTTGACATTTCACGTAAATCTTTATTTCCGAACTGTGCCACGTGGCACAAAGTGCATTTTTTGGGGAGATGGGTAGGGTGACAAATTGCTCTTCAGATTATCAGGAAGGTCAACATTAATCCCTTCCTTGTCCATCATTCCAAATAATGATAAACCTGATGCAGTGAAATTTTAACCAAATTTCCTcatctttatttgttttgcagaaaaattGTGGACAGAATTGACAAAGACAATGATGGAAAGATCACACAGAAAGAACTGGAGGATTGGATCAAATTTACTTCCAAGCGTTATGTCTTTGAAGATGTTGACAGGCAATGGGaacagttgaaaaaaatggaaaattcacATATGACTCTTGAAGAGCGTTATGTTGACAAGAAAGAAGTAGATCCTAATGGACCAATTGGCTGGGAGCTGTATAAAAACATGACTTATGGGTATATTCCAGGTAAGTTCAACCCCTTAAactttaaactcccaagatctagttgttaattctctcctccatgtgctacacatttctttgtaaattggtCATGAGAATTAGGTGGTAGATCAAGAtgaaaacttctacctgataaattttaGTATTCTCATAATCTATGCGCTGGATAACATATAAATAATATAGGGTGAAGTTAAATGTTTGTCACTTCAAggtgagtgaccaagacagaattcttctttacaatatcaattaaatagcatgcagacaagtgattagaattaacccttaaactcccatgagtgaccaagacagaatttctccttacaatatcaatacaatatcaaccagataagtgatgagaataatagAAAAAtacgttcctctttcattagttattttataaaagaaatgtaaaatggtttccgtgtttacatagcctgatgtaaagacttggga from Pocillopora verrucosa isolate sample1 chromosome 8, ASM3666991v2, whole genome shotgun sequence includes these protein-coding regions:
- the LOC131776653 gene encoding testis-specific serine/threonine-protein kinase 3-like; the protein is MSAITRFFSHVKSRQSFNLRFLRQHGYELLDDSPLGEGSYAKVRKAYSRRTKLHVAVKIIDRKKAPDDFLDKFLPRELSIIQNLDHPHIIRVYEVLEIGDKVFVVMDLATGGDLLDYIKEKGCVEENLTKKIFLQILQAVKHCHKHGVLHRDLKCENILLDEGNNVKLTDFGFSRPFKKSEICKTYCGSAAYAAYEILRGVPYDGEKADVWSMGVILYTMVTGRMPFDDSDMKMLLAQIKRGPSFHKPKQQITEDCRHLICGMLTLDFRLRMGIEDIERHAWFSGTSRSERTGSTQSARLRSSTNEGQS